In Chryseobacterium oranimense, a single window of DNA contains:
- the aspA gene encoding aspartate ammonia-lyase: MENFRKESDLLGELNVPADAYYGVQTQRAIDNFKISGQLLSAYPDFIKGLAFVKKAAAKTNYELGLLDESLYFKIAEACDEIVAGKYHDQFPVDMIQGGAGTSINMNANEVIANIVLEKLGKNKGEYEFCSPNDHINLSQSTNDAYPTAIKMGLLHMNTGLVDRLEKIVEAFRAKGREFHDVIKMGRTQLQDAVPMTLGQEFEAYAATLEEDISKLNNNASLFVEVNMGATAIGTGLNAPVGYATLCAKNLAQITGFPVVSAPDLVEATPDTGSYVIYSSATKRLAVKLSKICNDLRLLSSGPRAGLFEINLPPMQPGSSIMPGKVNPVIPEVVNQVCFKVFGNDLTVTFAAEAGQLQLNVMEPVLSHAIMENINFLCNALDTLREKCVVGITANKEICLNMVKHSIGIVTALNPYIGYKKSTEIAKEALETGNSVYNLVLEKGVLSQEKLDEILDPKNMLKPHNK; the protein is encoded by the coding sequence ATGGAAAATTTCAGAAAAGAAAGTGATCTGCTGGGCGAACTCAATGTGCCCGCAGATGCTTATTATGGAGTACAGACGCAAAGAGCGATCGATAACTTCAAGATCTCCGGGCAGCTTCTGTCAGCATATCCGGACTTTATTAAAGGACTTGCCTTTGTAAAAAAAGCTGCGGCAAAAACCAATTATGAACTGGGCCTGCTTGATGAGAGTTTATATTTCAAAATAGCAGAAGCCTGTGACGAGATTGTAGCAGGAAAATACCACGATCAGTTTCCTGTAGATATGATCCAGGGAGGAGCCGGAACATCAATCAATATGAATGCAAATGAAGTAATTGCCAATATTGTTCTGGAAAAATTAGGAAAGAACAAAGGCGAATATGAATTTTGCTCACCAAATGATCATATTAACCTTTCCCAATCTACCAACGATGCTTATCCTACAGCCATCAAAATGGGACTTTTGCATATGAATACCGGACTTGTTGACCGTCTTGAGAAAATTGTTGAAGCTTTCCGTGCCAAAGGAAGAGAATTTCACGATGTGATCAAAATGGGACGTACCCAGCTTCAGGACGCAGTTCCGATGACTTTAGGACAGGAGTTTGAAGCCTATGCCGCTACTCTGGAAGAAGATATTTCCAAACTGAATAATAACGCCAGCCTTTTCGTAGAAGTTAATATGGGAGCCACTGCTATCGGGACAGGACTGAATGCTCCGGTAGGGTACGCAACCCTTTGTGCTAAAAACCTTGCTCAGATTACCGGTTTTCCGGTTGTTTCCGCACCGGATCTTGTTGAAGCAACACCAGATACAGGTTCTTATGTGATCTACTCCTCTGCGACAAAACGTCTTGCTGTAAAGCTTTCCAAAATCTGTAATGACCTTAGGCTGCTTTCTTCAGGACCAAGAGCCGGATTGTTCGAGATCAATCTTCCGCCAATGCAGCCGGGATCATCCATTATGCCAGGAAAAGTAAATCCTGTTATCCCGGAAGTGGTGAACCAGGTATGCTTTAAAGTATTCGGAAATGACCTGACAGTAACTTTTGCAGCAGAAGCCGGACAGTTGCAGCTTAACGTAATGGAGCCTGTACTTTCCCATGCCATCATGGAAAACATCAACTTTCTTTGCAATGCCCTGGATACCCTTCGTGAAAAATGTGTAGTGGGAATCACAGCAAACAAAGAGATTTGCCTGAATATGGTAAAGCACAGCATAGGAATTGTAACAGCACTTAACCCATACATAGGGTACAAAAAGTCTACAGAAATTGCAAAAGAAGCATTGGAAACCGGAAACAGTGTTTATAACCTTGTTCTGGAAAAAGGAGTTCTCTCCCAGGAAAAGCTGGATGAGATCCTGGATCCTAAAAACATGCTGAAACCGCATAACAAATAA